A portion of the Jaculus jaculus isolate mJacJac1 chromosome 5, mJacJac1.mat.Y.cur, whole genome shotgun sequence genome contains these proteins:
- the Casp9 gene encoding caspase-9: MDEADRQLLRRCRVRLVRELQVAPLWDALLHRELFTPDMIEDIQRAGSGSRRDQARQLVTDLETRGRQALPLFISCLEDTGQVVLSSFLQTSRQEAKQDPEAIRPLDLVPVVLRPTGLEPREPRVIKLDPSEQALGNLTSAVLGPEQHRPAQFRPEVLRSQTPRPVDFGSGTVRDVCAPESLKGNADLAYVLDADPCGHCLIINNTTFSPASGLGTRTGSNIDCQKLQQRFCRLHFTVEVKCDLTAKKMILALAEMAQRDHRALDCFVVVILSHGCQASHLQFPGAVYGTDGCPVSVEKIVNIFNGTSCPSLGGKPKLFFIQACGGAMPIQEGLQTSDQLDAVSSLPTPSDILVSYSTFPGFVSWRDKKSGSWYIETLDAVLEQWAHSEDLQSLLLRVANGVSEKGIYKQIPGCFNFLRKKLFFKTS; this comes from the exons ATGGACGAAGCGGACCGCCAGCTCCTGCGTCGCTGCCGAGTGCGTCTGGTGCGCGAGCTGCAGGTGGCCCCGCTCTGGGACGCTCTGCTGCACCGGGAGCTCTTCACGCCCGACATGATCGAGGACATTCAG CGGGCAGGCTCTGGGTCTCGGCGGGATCAGGCCAGGCAGCTTGTCACAGATCTCGAGACCCGAGGGAGGCAGGCCCTTCCTCTGTTCATCTCCTGCTTGGAGGACACGGGCCAGGTTGTGTTGTCTTCATTCTTGCAAACCAGTCGGCAAGAAGCCAAGCAGGACCCAGAGGCCATCAGACCCTTAGACCTGGTACCTGTGGTCCTGAGACCAACGGGCCTTGAACCAAGGGAGCCAAGAGTGATAAAGCTGGATCCGTCGGAGCAGGCCTTGGGAAACCTCACCTCTGCGGTCCTGGGGCCTGAACAGCACAGGCCTGCTCAGTTCAGGCCAGAGGTGCTCAGATCACAAACGCCCAGGCCAGTGGACTTTGGTTCTGGAACAGTCCGTGATGTAT GTGCTCCGGAGAGCTTGAAGGGAAATGCTGACCTG GCATACGTCCTAGACGCGGACCCCTGCGGCCACTGCCTCATCATTAACAACACGACCTTCAGCCCAGCGTCGGGGCTCGGCACGCGCACCGGCTCCAACATTGACTGCCAGAAGCTGCAACAGCGCTTCTGCCGCCTGCACTTCACGGTAGAGGTCAAGTGTGACCTGACTGCCAAG AAAATGATCCTGGCTTTGGCTGAGATGGCCCAGCGGGACCACCGTGCCCTGGACTGCTTTGTGGTGGTCATCCTGTCTCATGGCTGTCAG GCCAGCCACCTCCAGTTCCCAGGTGCCGTCTATGGCACGGATGGTTGTCCAGTGTCCGTCGAGAAAATTGTGAACATCTTCAATGGGACCAGCTGTCCCAGCCTTGGAGGGAAGCCCAAGCTGTTCTTCATCCAGGCCTGCGGTGGGG CTATGCCCATTCAGGAAGGCCTGCAGACTTCCGATCAGCTGGATGCCGTGTCAAGTctgcccactcccagtgacatactGGTATCCTACTCCACCTTCCCAG GTTTTGTCTCCTGGAGGGACAAGAAGAGTGGCTCCTGGTACATCGAGACGCTGGATGCTGTCCTTGAGCAGTGGGCTCACTCCGAGGACCTGCAGTCCCTCCTGCTCAGG GTTGCCAATGGTGTTTCCGAGAAAGGGATTTACAAACAGAttcctggttgttttaatttcctccggaaaaaactgttttttaaaacttcatga